The Polaribacter sp. MED152 region AGTTAAAATCAACCTTATTTGTGCTTCCTTTAGGAGAAGATAACTACAAAGTAGGAGCAACTTTTAACTGGTCAGATAAAACATCTAAACCATCTAAAGAAGGTAGAGAAGAGTTAATTGAAAAGCTAAACAAAGTAATTGATGTTCCATATACCATACTTTCACAAACTGCAGGTATTAGACCAACTATAAAAGATAGAAGACCTTTGGTTGGCAGGCAACCAGCTTTTCCTAATTTGGCAATTTTAAATGGTTTGGGTACAAGAGGTGTAATGATTGCACCAACCATGGCAGATGCGCTTTTTAATTATCTAGAAAAAGGAAAAGAACTAGATCCAGAAATAGATATTAAACGTTTTGAGTAGTAATTATTCTAGTTTTTCTGATGTGTTTTTTGCTGCATTTGCATCATAACTTACAAACATATTTATCCATAGAATTCTAGATAACCGTAAATTTAAAGGTGCAGTAATTATAAGCGCACCTAAAACAGTCAAAAAAGAGTTTAATAAATCTAATTGAAAACCAAGTTTTGCAATTAAAAATACAGTAACAGAAATGGCTACTGTAATTCCATAATTTATATACATAGCACCATAAAAGAAAGAAGGCTCTATCATATATTTTAAATTACAATGAGAACAAGTATCGTGAATTTGAGTAATTTTTGTAGGATTGAAGGTAATACCATGCGCAAAGAAATCTCCTTCATGACATTTGGGGCACTTTCCGTTTGCAATACTATAGATTTTTGTTCCTTTTTTAAACATCATAACTTTAAAATTTCTCTACTTTTGCCAAAGGTAAAATTTTTACCACTTTTATTTAGTAACAATTATCACATTTCATGTTAAACGTACACAACTTAACTGTTTCTTTTATGGGAACAGACCTATTTTCTGGTATCACTTTTAAATTAAATAAAGGAGATAGAATTGGTTTAATAGGTAAAAATGGTGCAGGTAAATCTACATTACTAAAAGTACTTTCTAAAGATATCGAAAGTAGTGGAGGTACAATGGCTTTTGACAAAGATGTACAAATTGGTTTTTTAAGACAAGACATAGATTTTGTAGAAGGAAGAACAATTTTAGAAGAAGCCTATCAGGCTTTTGAAGAAATAAAAAAAATAGAAGCTGAGTTAGAAGAAATAAACAATCAGCTTACTACAAGAACTGATTATGAAAGTGATTCTTACACACAATTAATTCAAGATCTTACAGACAAACAAGAACGTTATGAACTTCTTGGAGGTTATAATTATCAAGGAGATACAGAAAAAATATTACAAGGTTTAGGTTTTCAGAGAGAGGATTTTAATAAGCTTACAGATACCTTTTCTGGTGGATGGAGAATGAGAATTGAACTTGCAAAATTGTTATTACAAAATAATGATATTCTGTTGTTAGATGAGCCAACTAACCACTTAGATATAGAATCTATTATATGGCTAGAGAACTTTTTAAAGGGCTATTCAGGTGCAATTGTTTTGGTTTCTCACGATAAAATGTTTTTGGATAATGTTACTAACAGAACTATAGAAATTTCTTTAGGGCAGATTTACGATTATAAAAAACCTTATTCTCAGTTCTTAGAATTAAGAGGAGAAATCAAAGAAAAACAACTGCAAGCGCAAAAGAATCAAGAAAAAGAAATTAAGCAGAAACAACAATTAATAGATAAATTTAAAGCAAAAGCAAGTAAAGCTTCTATGGCTCAATCTTTAATGAAACAATTAGACAAAGTAGAGTTGATAGAAGTAGATCAAGATGATAATCAAGCCATGAATGTGCGTTTTGCAATTTCTAGAGAACCAGGTAAAATTATTGTTGAAGCAGAAAATTTGTCTAAAAGTTATGGAGATAAGCATGTTCTAGAAGGTGTTGATTTATTGATAGAAAGAAATAGTAAAATTGCTTTTGTTGGTCAAAATGGACAAGGAAAATCAACTTTAGCAAAAATGATGGTTGGCGAAATTCCATTTGAAGGGCATTTAAAATTAGGGCATAATGTAGAAGTAGGTTATTTTGCTCAGAATCAATCTGAATATTTACCACCAGAAAAAACAGTATTGGAAATTATGGAAGATGCTGCTACAGACTCCAACAGAATGCGTGTTAGAGATATGTTAGGTTCTTTCTTATTTGGTGGAGATGCAGTAGATAAAAAAGCCAAAGTGCTTTCTGGAGGTGAAAGAAACAGATTAGCTTTATGTAAATTATTATTACAACCTTTTAATGTTTTAATAATGGATGAGCCAACAAACCATTTAGATATTGCCTCTAAAACTGTTTTAAAAGAAGCGTTGAATAACTTT contains the following coding sequences:
- a CDS encoding ABC-F family ATP-binding cassette domain-containing protein, whose protein sequence is MLNVHNLTVSFMGTDLFSGITFKLNKGDRIGLIGKNGAGKSTLLKVLSKDIESSGGTMAFDKDVQIGFLRQDIDFVEGRTILEEAYQAFEEIKKIEAELEEINNQLTTRTDYESDSYTQLIQDLTDKQERYELLGGYNYQGDTEKILQGLGFQREDFNKLTDTFSGGWRMRIELAKLLLQNNDILLLDEPTNHLDIESIIWLENFLKGYSGAIVLVSHDKMFLDNVTNRTIEISLGQIYDYKKPYSQFLELRGEIKEKQLQAQKNQEKEIKQKQQLIDKFKAKASKASMAQSLMKQLDKVELIEVDQDDNQAMNVRFAISREPGKIIVEAENLSKSYGDKHVLEGVDLLIERNSKIAFVGQNGQGKSTLAKMMVGEIPFEGHLKLGHNVEVGYFAQNQSEYLPPEKTVLEIMEDAATDSNRMRVRDMLGSFLFGGDAVDKKAKVLSGGERNRLALCKLLLQPFNVLIMDEPTNHLDIASKTVLKEALNNFNGTLIVVSHDREFLQGLTSTVYGFRDKEIKEYLGDIDYFLEQHKMESLREAEKKTVVKVEKDTTKKEAHQLSREQEKELKKLNNKLSKIETEIADLETEIEKIDLELASNYDEVSARPNFFKNYKAKKAKVDTLMEDWEKVEEQISNFS
- a CDS encoding DUF983 domain-containing protein produces the protein MMFKKGTKIYSIANGKCPKCHEGDFFAHGITFNPTKITQIHDTCSHCNLKYMIEPSFFYGAMYINYGITVAISVTVFLIAKLGFQLDLLNSFLTVLGALIITAPLNLRLSRILWINMFVSYDANAAKNTSEKLE